The genomic window GCCGGCCTTGGGAGCCAAAGGCTAACCAACAAAAAGCCATCGGAGGCTCACCCAGCAATTGCTGATTAAGCACAATTAAGCGCCGTGTCAGAGCATCGGTAACTGAGGTTAATACCCGGCCAATTTCTTCGGCCCTTGCATCGGCACTGATTAAATTTTGCAATAACAAGGGGATTTGCTTACTTACATTGATAAGGCTCGCCAGATCCAACTGACGTTCTATTTCACCAATCAACAGCAAAGGTTGTGAGCCCTGACCACGTAAAATATCTGTACTCGTGACCATGCCAATCGCTTTCCCCTCATCAATAATGGGTAAATGGTGGATATTATGTTCACTCATTAGCAGCATTGCTTCAAAAATCAATGCATTAGATGAAATTGAAATGGGCGATACTGTCATCGCTTGATGGACGGCTAAATGGCCATCGAGCCCAACGGCCAACACCCGATTACGCAAATCCTTGTCGGTTAAAATGCCAACTAACCTGTGATTATCTATGACTAAAAGCGAGGATACCCGGGCATTACGCATCAACAGGGCGGCTTGGGTCACACTGGCATGGGAATCGATCATAATGGGATCGGGTGACATTAAGGTACTGATACGGCTTGTAGTCGTCAGATCTTTTGCCTTAAAACGCGCCTCATGGCGCAAACGCTTTGCAAAGGCACGGGTAAAAAACTTATCAAAATTGCGGTTGTCCCCCCTCAGTTGGTCAAACAAAGCCTGGGGCAAATGGTAAACCAAACCATCCTCTAGGATAGCGACTTTATTGACAACTTTCTCACCCGATAACAAGGTCGAAAACCCAAAGAACTCGCCCTCACCGACCCTATCCACCAGCACCCCTTCGGGATCGCGCACCTCAAAGGCACCGCTGCGTACTATATATAACTTAGGCGCATTAGCATCAAAGGTGACATAACGAGATGCT from Shewanella putrefaciens includes these protein-coding regions:
- a CDS encoding DUF294 nucleotidyltransferase-like domain-containing protein translates to MNASELQPVVQFLKSIVPFETLADETVLRCAKAVTIGYYSKASRYVTFDANAPKLYIVRSGAFEVRDPEGVLVDRVGEGEFFGFSTLLSGEKVVNKVAILEDGLVYHLPQALFDQLRGDNRNFDKFFTRAFAKRLRHEARFKAKDLTTTSRISTLMSPDPIMIDSHASVTQAALLMRNARVSSLLVIDNHRLVGILTDKDLRNRVLAVGLDGHLAVHQAMTVSPISISSNALIFEAMLLMSEHNIHHLPIIDEGKAIGMVTSTDILRGQGSQPLLLIGEIERQLDLASLINVSKQIPLLLQNLISADARAEEIGRVLTSVTDALTRRLIVLNQQLLGEPPMAFCWLAFGSQGRQDQAACSDQDNGLLVAEEMDDYAKGYFDALTHAVCAGLDQCGYVFCPGNIMAQNPQWRMSLQQWQQVFEKWVITPEPKALMHASIFFDMRSVYGPQTLFDALQDKVLAQTRDNDIFLAGMAGNSLIESPPLGFFRKFVLERDGSEVKGIDLKHKGNALINDIARVYALSAGIKEVNTAKRIRALMEANILNRKDALNLADAHEFIAHMRLANQGYQHTQGQPLSNYLLPAHLSSLVRHQLRDAFKVVHDAQSGMKMKFMRSF